The region AAAATTGCAAACCCACCGGCACATTCAAAGCGTTTTGCACATAGCCATAGCCGATCTCTCTCGCGGTGTTTCTAAACTGATAATCCACTGAATACAATAAATTCCTAAAATACAAAGAATTTAAATATTTATGGTATTGCAAATTAGGGACAGATTGGAAAGTGCGGTTATTGTTAATTTTATTCAGGTTTAAAAAATACTTGATATTCAAGCCGTAATAATTGTTTTCTGTTTGCAAATAGTAATTCGCCCTAGACATGTGCGTGGCGTCTGTGATACGCTTATTGACCTTTTCAAAACGCACATAGTCCAAATCGTTCATGTATAAAAAGTCAATGTAATGCCCGTTGTCAATATTAGACTTAAGATGGAAGTATTTTTGTAAAGTGTCCCTACTGGAGCTTAAAAATTCAAAACCATAGATATTTTGATTCCTCAAATCATAGCGTTTGACGTATTGGGTGTAATTCCTAAAATAGCGCGCATTGAATAAAAACCTGTCGTTTTTAGAGTTGATGTAGCGTGCTTCAAAATTCAAGCCAAAACCCCTTTTATAGCGGATTTGTGGGGTAAAGGTCATATCCCATGAGTTTTTGGGGGCTAAATAAAAGGGTTGCAAATAAATAAAGCCGTCTAAGTTGGAAGTGCCAAACTCAGGGTATAAAAACCCAGTGGTGCGCTTGTTGCTCGTGGACATGAAAATATAGGGCAAATACAATACAGGAATATCGCCGACATAGATCTTAGGATTCCACATTGACAAATGCGATTTTTGCATGTTAAATGAGCCTGAAGTCGCATTGACATGCCAAATGGGGTTGTCAATGCTGCACCCTGAAGCGCTCATGTTTTTAATCTTATATTTTTGATCCTTCCCACTGGCAATATCTGCACTCACCCAAATCCCGCTCACGCTGTCTTGGACATAAAAGGGGAAAATGATTTCATATTTTTCATTCAAACTCAATTTCACATAATCGGTTTTAACGAGCAAACCCTCGCCCCTATAAACCTTGATATTGCCTTCTAATAACGCTTCTTTAGTCTTGGTGTCATAACGCACCTTATCCGCTAGAATATACACGTCATAATTCAATAAGATCGCATTCCCTGAGGCGGTTATCACATTGTCTTTAGCGCTCACTTTATCCGCAAGGATTTCAAAAATCTTATGGTTTTGTTTGTCAAATCGTTGCATAGCGATTTCTTTAGCGTCTGATACGCTCAATAACAAAAAAAACACCACATAAAACCAACGAATCATTTTAAAACAACACCAAAAGACTTTTGCTTTTTTCTTCATGCCATGCCCTATGATAGGGGTTTTTAAACACCACAAACCATAAAAAGGGGCATAGAAAAACCACAATTTTTAACCCTAAACGCTTCAATAAAATAGCCCTACTGGGGCAATCCGCTAAATAAATATCAATGATCTTAATCCTAAAAACCAGTTTAGCCAAACTCATCTTGCACAAACACACAAAAAAGATTTCATAAACGCCATACAAGATGATAAAACTCACTATGACAAACACGCTGTGATAAATGGGGTTAGTCAGCCAATATAAAGAATGCAAAAAATCGCACGCGCCTAAAAGATCGCTCAATAAAAACACCACTAACAAACCATCGGTTAAAAACGCTAAGATGCGCCAATACAAGGGGCATAAACGCATTTTTTCACGCATAAGAAGTGTTTCTATGATTTCAGTTTCTTCTTTTTCTAAATTTGGAGAGCGCATTCAAAACAAACAAGACAAACCCCCTTCATTTGTCTTAAACTTTAACCCTTAAGAATATTCTTTCAAATCCAACACCTTAAAACCAATGTCCTTGCGATAAAACATGCCTTCAAAATGCACCTTTTGAGCGATCTCGTAAGCATGGTTTCTGGCTTCTAATAAGGATTTTCCTCTGCCAATGGCAAAGATCACTCTCCCCCCACTGCTTTCAAACACGCCATTATCCTGCTCCACCTCCCCTAAAATCAAATGACCCTTTTTTTCATCAACCGGATCAATATAAAGGGTTTGTTTGGGCGAAGAGCTAGTGGGGTAATTCCTAGAAACAAGCGCCACACTCATCACAAATTCTTTAGAAAACACCAATTCAAGAGAATGCAATTCCCCTTTAGCTGTAGCCAAACACAAATCTAAAAGCGAGCTTTCTAAAAGGGGTAAAATCGTCTGGCATTCAATGTCTTTAAAACGCACGCTAAAATCCAATAAATACGGCTCTAAAACGCCCTTTTCTTCTATGATTACAATTTCAGCGAGTAAAACCCCTTTAAAAGGCGTGTTGTCAGCCTGAAGTTTCTCTAAAGTGGGTTTAAAGATATGATTTTTTATTTTCTCTTCTAATTCATTAGAGAAAAAGTTTGCAGGAGCGATGGCCCCCATACCTCCTGTATTGACCCCATTATCCCCCTCTAATAAGCGTTTGTAGTTTTGGCAAAAGGGCAACAAGATAAAATCATCATTGGCTATGAGCGCTGTAACTGAAAGCTCAAACCCCTCTAAAAAAGGCTCTATGATCACAGGCTCATTGCTTTGTTTGAAAGCGTCTTCAAGGATTTTTATCGCTTCTTCTTGTTGATGGACAATGCTTGTGTTTTTATTCAACGCTTTAATCACTAAGGGGAAAGAAGCGTTTTGAATGTAACTCAAAGCTTCTTTTAAATCGTTTGTTTCAAAGTAAGACGCGCTTTTGATACCGCATTCTTTAACAAAAGCTTTCATATAGCTTTTAGAAGCCTCTAACTTAGCCACCTCTTTAGAAGCCCCAAACACTAAAATACCCGCTTTTTCTAGCATCTCTGTAAGCCCTAAAACCAAAAGCTCTTCTTCTGAAATGATGGCTAAATGGATCTGTTTTTTCAGGGCTAATTCCACGATATGCTCGTAATGTTCGCATTCCAGATTTTCGCCTAAATCTTGAGTGCCACCATTACCCAAACAAAAATACAAAGCATTCACTCGCTCATCTTGCTGAAGCCTTTGAGCCAAAGCATACTCTCGCCCCTTATTCCCCACAATTAAAACATTATAGTTATTGTTATCTTTCATGTCTTCCCTAAAATGTGGTTGTTTTTAAACCCAGATGACCGCTACTTTTACATGCGCATAAGTTCAACAAACCTACACTAATAAGGCTAGGAGGATTTTCTTAGGGGCAGATTTAAAAAATGCCATCACACAAAAACCACTACCTTAGCCTAACTTATTTTTTCAACGAACTTGCCATCAAATAAGAAACGCAAATCACCCAGGCGATGCTTACAATTATACTTAAATTTTAAAGAAATTCCATGCAAAAATATTCCAACAATCTGTGATAGTTTTGATTGGCGTTTAGGCGTTTTAAGAGAAACTGACTGATTTATTTCAACCTTTCTTTATACGCTCTTTCCAAACTGCTATACCCTTTTTTCAATTCTCCCACACCCCCAAAAGCCACTACTTTAGCTTCTTTTAAAAAAATCGCGCTGTCTAAATACTTTTCCACATCCACCACCAAATGCGTAGAGACTAGCAAACTTGCGTTTTGGCTAAACTCCTTAGCGATGAGTTCAAAAATTTCTTCTCTTGCAATAGGGTCAATCCCAGCCACCGGCTCATCAAAAAGATACAAAGAAGCGTTTCGTGATAGGGTTAAAATCAGCTGTAATTTTTCCCTCATGCCTTTTGAAAGGGCTTTAAACTCTCTTTTTAAAGGCACGCTGAAGCGTTTTAACAAATTTAGGGCTTTTGATTCATCAAAATCGCTGAAAAAATCCCTGTAAAAAGCGATCGCTTTTAAAGGCGTTAATTTAGGATCTAAAAAATCGCCATCGCTTAAAAACGCCACGCTTTTTTTCGTCTCTATGCCGATCTTTTGATTTAAAATTTTCACTTCCCCTTGATAGTTCAAATTCAATCCGGCTAAAATTTTTAACAGAGTGGTTTTACCCGCCCCATTAGGGCCTAAAAGCCCTATAAATTGCTGTTTGGGTAGTTTTAAATTGATATTGTCTAACGCTTTTAAACTCCCATAAGTTTTAGTCAAATTCTCTATTTCTACTAGCATTTTAATTCCCCGAATTTGCGCACTCTTTTGTAAAAATCGCTAATGATGTTTTCTAAATCTTTAGGGGTGAAATCAGGCCATAAAATCGGCGTGAAAAACAATTCCGCATAACTGGACTGCCACAATAAAAAATTAGACAAGCGCATTTCCCCCCCTGTTCGTAACAATAGATCCACTTCAGGCAAATCATGCGTGTCTAAACGATTAGAAATTTCATTTTCTAGGCTTTCTATATTATTTATATGGCTAGACGGGCTTTCTAATAAGCTTTTAAAAGCCCTTGAAAGCTCGTTTTTAGATCCGTAATTAAGGGCTAAAACTTGCGTAAAATCCTTAAAATGCCTAGTATCGTTTTCAAGCCGTAAAATCGTATCCCTTAGCTCTTTAGAAAAGCCCTCTAAATCCCCTATCGCCCTGAAGCGTATGCTATTATCCAAGTAAGTGGATCGCTCATCTTTAAGGTATTTTTTAAGCATTTTCATCAAAAAATCCACTTCACTTTTGGGGCGTTTCCAATTTTCCGTAGAAAAAGCGTATAAAGTCAAGCATTCTAATTTATGGTTAGCGCACCAGATCGTAATGTCTTTAAGGGTTTTTACGCCCTTTTTATGCCCATAAGCCCTAGCTTTATTCTTTAATTTGGCCCACCTGCCATTACCATCCATAATAATGGCAAGATGTTTGAGAGTGTTATCCAATGCCTTTACCCTTTAAAGAAATTCTTCAATTATACACCATTAAAGCGTGCAAGCATCCACTAAATAAGCGATATGCTGCCAAGCGAATTGGGTTTTTTCACTCAAACCAATTTCGCAAGTGCTAGAAGTGGAAAAGCCTCTTTTAAGATCATAGGATTGGTAAAATTCTTGAAAGCCGTTTAAAGCGCTCTCGTTCAATTCAGGGGTGAAAAAGCCCTTATTCCCCGCAAAACCGCAACAACCCGTCTCTTTGTGGATGACAATCTCGCCCAAAGTGCATTTTTTAGCCAAATTGAATAACAACTCTTCTTTATTTTCTAATTTTAAAGCGCACATCGTGTATAACCCTATGTCTTCATTAATGGGGTTGAATTTTAATTTTGGGCTTAGAACTTCTTCAATATAGACGCTCAAATCATAGACTTTCAAATCCTTATAAGCTTTCATTTGCTTGATAAAATGCGTCGAACATGCGCTATGGTCTAAAACAATCGGTATCTTGCCGTTATCGCTTAATTGTAAAAAAATCGCATGGTTTTTTTCATTGTTTTGTTTGGTTAATTCGGTGTAATTAATAAAAGCTTTCCCGCAACAAAGCGCATCCAATCCATTAGGATACATTACAGAAACCTTGGCTTTTTGGCATAGGGATTCAAACACTTCTTGAATGCATCTTTTATCCGCCATTTTGTTTGATGGAGCGAACGAGCGGTTGATGCAGGTGCTGAAATAAATGACTTTTTCTCCACCCTTAAGCGTTTTATTTTCTAAAGGATAGGCGTTGTTTTTGGGCATGTAATGAAAGGCTTTGGGGAAGGGCTTGATGAATTTTTTAATCCCTTTAGTTAGGCTCACCAAGTTGTGAGGGCCTATGAGTTTTTGAACCACGAAAGCGCTTTTTAAAGAAAAACGAGCCGCACTTGTGGTCGTTTGCATGTGATTTAAGATCTTTGAAGCGATCTTTTCGCCTTTAGGGTTTTTTTGATAATGATTTAGGGCGATGCTCCCGGTATCAATTTCTAAAGGGCATAGGGTAGAACACATATGGCACACCGCGCAAGTGGCGTGCGCTAAATATTCAGACTCTTTTAAAAGCTCATCTAATAAAACTTGATCTTCATCATGACCATGGCTTACCCTTTCTTTCAAACGCTCTACCTCTCTGTGGATAACGATGCGTTGTCGTGGCGTTAAGGATAAATCTTTACTGGGGCAAATCCTTTCACAAAACCCGCATTCCATGCACATGTCCAAATGCTCTTCAATAGGGTAAATGCTCTTTAAATTTTTAGTGTGGATTTCTTTATCGTTTGTGATGATCACATCAGGGTTTAAAAGGCCATTAGGATCAAACAATTCTTTGATTTGTTTATGGATTTTATAGGCTTTTTCTCCCCACTCCATTTCCACAAAAGGGGCTACCATCCTGCCTGTGCCATGTTCGGCTTTAATAGAGCCAGAGCTTTCACTCACCATTAAAAACATCTCAGAAACTAAATTTTCAAACGCCTTCCTTTCGGTTTCATTTTCTAAAATCGGCGTAACGACAAAGTGCAAATTCCCGCTTAACGCATGCCCAAAAATAATGCCATTATCCTTAAAGCCATGTTTTTTTAAAAGCCCTTCAATCGCTTTTGCCCCTTCTACAAAATCCTCTTTGCTGAAGCACACGTCTTCAATGATCACAGAGCTTTGGCTTTTTCTTTTTGACGTTGCGATAGGGAAAATGCCTTTTCTGATCTTCCACCACGATTGATAAACATTAGGATCGCTGCTGATTTGAGAATCTAAAACGACCGGTATCGCATTCAAGGCGTTTAAAATCGTTTGCATGTTGTTTTCTAAGATTAAAGGATCATCGCTTTCGCTTTGAATGAGTAAGCATGCGTTAGGCTCTTTGACTTCTAAAACCACGCTAGGCATGCCCTCTAAACCTTTCACGCTCTTTAAAGACGCATAATCCATAAGCTCTGCTGAAGAAATCATTTCAGGCTGTTTGGCTTTTAAAGCGGCTAAGATTTGAGCGGCTTTAGCACATTGCTCTAAATTTTCATAAAACAATAACGCACAAGTTTTATAAGCGTAGTCTTTCACGCATTCTAATCCCACGCTTGAAATAAATCCTAAAGTCCCCTCAGAGCCTATGAATAAATGGCTGATGATTTCAATCGGATCTTCAAAATCAATGAGAGCGTTTAAGCTATAGCCGGTGGTGTTTTTGATCTCGTATTTTTTCTTAATCAAGGCATGCAATTCTTTATCTTTTAAGATCTCTTTTCTTAAATTCAAAACCCCTTCAATCAAATCTTTGTGCGCGTTTTTGAAACCCTCAATACTCTCTTGATTAGCTGTGTCTAAAAGCGTGCCATCAGCTAAAATGACTCTTAAGGATTTTAGGGTTTTGTAGCTGTTTTGCTCCACCCCGCAACACATCCCGCTAGCGTTATTAGCGACAATCCCCCCTATCATAGCGGTGTTTATCGTAGCGGGATCTGGGCCTATTTTTTTATGGTAAGGTTTTAATAAAGCGTTCGCATGGCTTCCTATGACTCCGCATGAGAGCTGAATGCTTTGAGCGTTGTCTAAAATGTGAGCGTCTTTGAAAAAATGCGCCACCACCACTAACACCCCATCACAGCTCGCCTGCCCTGATAAGGAACTCCCAGCCGCTCTAAAAGTCAATGTAACGCCATGCTTTTTGGCTAAAACACAAAGCTTTTGGACTTCTTTTTCACTTTTCACCCAAACGACTATTTTAGGGATATAACGATAACATGACGCATCAATGCCATAAGCCAAACGGCGTAAATAATCCTTAAAGATCCGCTCGTTTAAAAACCCGCTCGCTTCGGTAAAAAAAGCATGATAATTTTCTTCCACACGCACTCCTTAAACATTCCTATTTATCAAATCATTGTAATATAACCTTACTTTAAAAATTGAGGATAAACATGCTTGAAGATTATGCGATCAGTTTAGAAGAAGTCAATTTCAATGATTTTATCGTGGTGGATGTGCGCGAATTGGACGAATATGAAGAATTGCATTTGCCTAACGCTACGCTCATTAGCGTCAATGACCAAGAAAAGCTCGCTGATTTTTTAGCCCAGCACAAAGATCAAAAAGTGTTGCTCCATTGCAGGGCTGGTCGCAGGGCTTTAGATGCGGCTAAAAGCATGCATGAATTAGGCTATACGCCCTATTATTTGGAGGGCAATGTCTATGATTTTGAAAAATACGGCTTTAGAATGGTTTATGATGACACTTGCGCTAAAAAAAACTAGGCATGAGGGAGGTTGTATGGGTGCATTCTCAAAGAATCGCCCCTTATAAGACTCTCATTTTAAATGAATTTTGCTACTATCCCTTAGAATTAGATCCAACCCTTTTTAACGCCCTGATTTTCACTTCTAAAAATGCGGTGTTTTCCTTGCTAGAAACTCTAAAAGACAGCCCCAAACTCAAAATTTTACAAAATATTCCTGCTTACGCTTTGAGCGAACCCACCGCCAAAACTCTACAAGATCACCATTTTAAAGTCGCCTTTATAGGGGAAAAAGCCCATGGCAAGAAGTTCGCCAAAGAAATCCTTCCTTTATTGGAAAAAAAAAGCGTTTTGTATCTTAGGGCAAAAGAAATTGCCTCTTCTTTAGACACCATTCTTTTAGAGCATGGCATCAATTTCCAACAAGCCGTTGTTTATGAAAACAAGCTCAAACATTTGACTTTAAACGAACAAAACGCCTTAAAACCCAAAGAAAAGAGCGTTCTTATTTTTACCGCTATAAGCCACGCAAAAGCCTTTTTACACTATTTTGAATTTTTAGAAAATTACACCGCTATAAGCATTGGCAACACGACCGCTCTTTATTTACAAGAACAAGGCATTCCAAGCTATATTGCCCAAAAGCCCTCCTTAGAAGCGTGCTTAGAACTGGCTTTAAGTTTGAGGATTAAGGAATGTTAAAAACATCTTATTATAATGCTCTCTATTGATTTTTAAAGGATGATGCATGAATTTTGTCTTTTTATGGGCCGCTTTAGGGGGGGCCATAGGGAGTTCGTTAAGGTATTTTGTGGGCAAAATGATGCCCAGTAAATTTTTAATGTTTGAAAGTTTCCCCTTAGGGACTTTTAGCGTGAATCTCATAGGGTGTTTTGTCATCGGCTTTATGGGGCATTTGGCCGCTAAAAAGGTTTTTGGCGATGATTTTGGGATTTTCTTTGTAACCGGGGTTTTAGGGGGTTTTACGACCTTTTCTTCTTATGGGTTAGACACTTTAAAACTCTTGCAAAAATCCCAATACATTGAAGCCATTTCTTATGTCTTAGGCACTAACCTTTTAGGGCTTATTGGGGTAGCCATTGGTTGGTTTTTGGCTAAAAATTTTATAGGTATTAATTAAAAAACGCTTTTTGGCGTTTTTATTGACGCTTGATTAAAGCAGAGCCTTACAATAGCCACAAAGCTATTTCATCGGCCATGAAAAAATCGCTCGCTACCAATCGGTTATTTTTAATGAAAGCCTTATTTTCTTCAATCAAAAACTTTACTTTATTTTTATCTAAGAAACTAAGCTCAACCCCCAATTCACACCTTAAGCCTAAAAACAGCTTTTCTAAGCGCTTGTCTTGTTTATTAAGCGTCTCAACTTGGCGTTTTAGGGGGTCTTTAATGTAGTTTTCTATGAGTTTTTTTGCAAAAAAGCGCTCATTCGCCACGCAGCCTACAGCCCCAGCCCCACACCCTAAATAATCTTTAGCCCCCCAGTAAGCCAAATTATGTTTGACTTGGTAATTTCTGGCGTAATTAGACACTTCGTATTGCTTGAAAGAAAAGCCCTCTAAAACCTCTCTCACCACATTGTCAAAATGAGCACATGAGGGTTTTTTGGCGTTTTTTTCTAAATTCGTGTTTTTTTCAATACTCAAAGCGTAAGCGCTCAAGTGGTTGATAGGGAGTTCTTTAGCGAGTTTTAGTTCTTCTTTTAGAGAGTTTTCATTGTCTAATGGGGTGTTATAAATCAAATCAATGCTGATATTTTCAATCCCGCTTTTTAAAATAGTTTCTATCACAGGGGCGATATTTTTGGAATGTTGGCGCTCTAAAAACAATAATTTATCTTCCCTAAAACTTTGCACCCCTAAACTCAAGCGGTTGATCCCTAAATCTTTTAAGCCTTGACACCAAGCTTTAGAAATCAATTCAGGGTTAGCTTCAGTGGTGATCTCACAATCTGAGCTCAAGCACGCATGTTGATGAATGCTTTCAAAAATCCTTTCAAAAGCCTTCACGCTTAAAGTGTTGGGCGTGCCTCCGCCAATAAAAATACTTTCAATTGGTTCGTCAGTTTGCTTTAACGCATGCTTTAAATCCAAGCATAACGCTTGAGTGTATTCTTCTTTTAACCCATGCTTATTTTCATAGGAATTGAAAGCGCAATAGCCGCATTTATTTTCACAAAAGGGGATATGAATGTATAAAATCATATTTATTTCTCTCATTTTCACTTCATTTTTAAGCAAAACTTAAACTTGTAATTGTATCATTTTAAGATCATTTTGATAAGTAGAGGAGACAAACGATGAAAAAGGTTATTATGGCTTTAGGCGTTTTGGCGTTCGCAAACGCTTTAATGGCAACCGATGTTAAAGCTCTTGCAAAAGGTTGTGCCGCTTGCCATGGGGTTAAGTTTGAAAAGAAAGCTTTAGGCAAAAGCAAAATCGTTAACATGATGAGTGAAGCAGAAATTGAAAAAGATCTTATGGATTTTAAAAGCGGTGCCAACAAGAATCCTGTCATGACCGCCCAAGCTAAAAAATTAAGCGATGAAGACATCAAAGCTTTAGCCAAATACATCCCCACTCTCAAATAAACCCTCCCAGTTTTAATAGCACTATTTGGGTGCTATTAAAATGAGTTTCAAACCCTTTTTTCTTAATTTTTGATTTTAATGGCATTCTTAACCCTACTTAAAGCCAGCATACACTATAATACCATCTTAATCAAACAAGAAAGAGCTAAAATAAAGACCTATGCTACATAAAAAATATCGTCCTAATGTTGCGGCCATTATCATGTCGCCAGACTACCCTAACGCATGCGAAGTTTTTATCGCTGAGCGCATAGACATTGAAGGGGCGTGGCAGTTCCCCCAAGGGGGCATTGATGAGGGCGAAACCCCTTTAGAAGCGCTCTATAGAGAATTATTAGAAGAAATTGGCACGAATGAAATAGAGATTTTGGCGCAATACCCTAGATGGATCGCCTATGATTTCCCAAGCAACATGGAGCATAAATTCTATGCGTTTGACGGGCAAAAGCAGCGCTATTTTTTAGTGCGCCTAAAGCATGTTAACAACATTGATCTGAACAAACACACGCCAGAATTTAGGGCTTATCAATTCATCCATCTTAAGGATTTGCTTAAAAAAATCGTCCCCTTCAAACGCCAAGTGTACCGCCAAGTCATCGCTTATTTCAAAAGAGAGGGGTATTTATAGGGTGTTAATCGTTCAAAAATACGGCGGCACGAGCATGGGCAGCATAGAAAGGATCCACAATGTCGCTCAAAGGGTTTTAGAAAGCGTTAAATTAGGGCATCAGGTGGTGGTGGTGGTTTCGGCGATGAGCGGCGAAACCGATAGGCTTTTAGAATTTGGCAAGAATTTTAGCCATAACCCTAACAAGCGAGAAATGGACAGGATTGTGAGCACGGGAGAATGGATTTCAAGCGCGGCTTTGAGCATGGCGTTAGAGAGATACGGGCATAGAGCCATTTCATTGAGCGGGAAAGAAGCGGGCATTTTAACCAGCTCGCATTTTCAAAACGCCGTGATCCAATCCATTGACACCAAACGCATCACAGAGCTTTTAGAAAAAAACTACATTGTGGTGATCGCTGGGTTTCAAGGCGCTGATATTCAAGGCGAAACAACGACTTTAGGGCGTGGGGGGAGCGATTTGAGCGCGGTCGCTTTGGCCGGGGCTTTAAAAGCGGATCTGTGCGAAATCTATACGGATGTGGATGGCGTTTATACCACCGATCCGCGCATTGAAGAAAAGGCTCAAAAAATCGCGCAAATCAGCTATGATGAAATGCTTGAACTGGCTTCTATGGGGGCTAAAGTTTTATTAAACCGCTCGGTAGAATTAGCTAAAAAACTCAGCGTGAAGTTAGTGACTCGCAATTCGTTTAACCATAGCGAAGGCACGCTCATTGTGGCTGAAAAAGACTTTAAAGGAGAACGCATGGAAACCCCTATAGTGAGTGGGATCGCATTGGATAAAAATCAGGCTCGTGTGAGCATGGAGGGCGTGGAAGATCGGCCAGGCATTGCCGCTGAAATCTTTGGCGCTTTAGCGGAGTATCGCATTAACGTGGATATGATCGTCCAAACGATCGGCAGAGATGGCAAAACCGATTTGGATTTTACGATCGTTAAAACCCAAATAGAAGAAACCAAGCAAGCCTTAAAGCCTTTTTTAGCGCAAATGGATTCCATTGATTATGATGAAAATATCGCTAAAGTTTCCATAGTGGGCGTGGGCATGAAGTCGCATTCTGGGGTGGCGAGCATCGCTTTTAAAGCCCTAGCCAAAGACAATATTAATATCATGATGATTTCCACAAGCGAGATTAAAATTTCGGTTTTGATTGACATTAAATACGCTGAATTAGCGGTTAGAACTTTGCATGCGGTGTATCAATTAGATCAATGAAAAATTTCTACGACTGGATCAAAGAATTTGTACGCAATCAAGGGGAGTTTATCGCTCAGCAAAGCGGGTGGCTGGAATTAGAGCGATCAAGCTATGCAAAGCTCATCGCGCAAACCATTTCGCATGTGCTTAATGGCGGATCGCTGTTGGTGAGTGCGGATTCTTCTAGACGCTGGTTTTTAAACTACATTCTTTCTAATCTCAACCCTAAAGATTTAAAAGAGCGCCCCTTATTGTCCGTCATTGATTTTAACGCTTCTTCTTTCTACCCCAAAAACGATGCGAATCTCTCTCTAGCCACCATAGAGCTGACTTATCAAAACCCCATGTTTTGGCATGTTGGGAAAATTGAAAATGAAGGTTTGAAAACGATACTACTGAGCAAAATCCCTAGTTTTTTATGGCTTTTTGAAGAGCTTAAAGAAGATTGTTTGCTTTTAAAAGAGCATGACAGCTTGCTGGATTATAAATTATTGCAGCTATTCAAACTCTTTGAAAACGCGCTTTTTAGCGCACTATACAATAAGGTTACTTTGTGAAAAACTCCAACCGCCTTATTTATACGGACAATCTTGAAGAGAGCCTAGAAGAGACTGCAAGCCTTTTTGAACACCACATTAAATTCTACACGGAAATTATTGAAAAAGACAAAAAGGTGATCAAAACTTTTAACAAGGATTTTAAAATAGAGCATGCTAAAGAAGTCATTTCAAAGGCCCATCTCAAACACAGCGAACTGAACGCTTTTTTAATCGCCGCTCCTAGTTATGGTATAGAAGCCCAAAACGCGCTCTTAAAAATCTTAGAAGAACCCCCGAATAACGTTTGTTTTATCATGTTCGCTAAAAGCCCAAACCATGTGTTAGCCACCATTAAATCCCGCCTAATCAAAGAAGACAAACGCCAAAAAATCCCCCTAAAACCTTTAGATTTGGATTTATCCAAGCTGGATTTGAAAGATGTTTATGCGTTTTTAAAAAATTTAGACAAAGAAAATT is a window of Helicobacter pylori NQ4053 DNA encoding:
- the hemW gene encoding radical SAM family heme chaperone HemW — its product is MILYIHIPFCENKCGYCAFNSYENKHGLKEEYTQALCLDLKHALKQTDEPIESIFIGGGTPNTLSVKAFERIFESIHQHACLSSDCEITTEANPELISKAWCQGLKDLGINRLSLGVQSFREDKLLFLERQHSKNIAPVIETILKSGIENISIDLIYNTPLDNENSLKEELKLAKELPINHLSAYALSIEKNTNLEKNAKKPSCAHFDNVVREVLEGFSFKQYEVSNYARNYQVKHNLAYWGAKDYLGCGAGAVGCVANERFFAKKLIENYIKDPLKRQVETLNKQDKRLEKLFLGLRCELGVELSFLDKNKVKFLIEENKAFIKNNRLVASDFFMADEIALWLL
- the crcB gene encoding fluoride efflux transporter CrcB, yielding MNFVFLWAALGGAIGSSLRYFVGKMMPSKFLMFESFPLGTFSVNLIGCFVIGFMGHLAAKKVFGDDFGIFFVTGVLGGFTTFSSYGLDTLKLLQKSQYIEAISYVLGTNLLGLIGVAIGWFLAKNFIGIN
- a CDS encoding rhodanese-like domain-containing protein, whose product is MLEDYAISLEEVNFNDFIVVDVRELDEYEELHLPNATLISVNDQEKLADFLAQHKDQKVLLHCRAGRRALDAAKSMHELGYTPYYLEGNVYDFEKYGFRMVYDDTCAKKN
- a CDS encoding uroporphyrinogen-III synthase, translating into MREVVWVHSQRIAPYKTLILNEFCYYPLELDPTLFNALIFTSKNAVFSLLETLKDSPKLKILQNIPAYALSEPTAKTLQDHHFKVAFIGEKAHGKKFAKEILPLLEKKSVLYLRAKEIASSLDTILLEHGINFQQAVVYENKLKHLTLNEQNALKPKEKSVLIFTAISHAKAFLHYFEFLENYTAISIGNTTALYLQEQGIPSYIAQKPSLEACLELALSLRIKEC
- a CDS encoding FAD-binding and (Fe-S)-binding domain-containing protein translates to MEENYHAFFTEASGFLNERIFKDYLRRLAYGIDASCYRYIPKIVVWVKSEKEVQKLCVLAKKHGVTLTFRAAGSSLSGQASCDGVLVVVAHFFKDAHILDNAQSIQLSCGVIGSHANALLKPYHKKIGPDPATINTAMIGGIVANNASGMCCGVEQNSYKTLKSLRVILADGTLLDTANQESIEGFKNAHKDLIEGVLNLRKEILKDKELHALIKKKYEIKNTTGYSLNALIDFEDPIEIISHLFIGSEGTLGFISSVGLECVKDYAYKTCALLFYENLEQCAKAAQILAALKAKQPEMISSAELMDYASLKSVKGLEGMPSVVLEVKEPNACLLIQSESDDPLILENNMQTILNALNAIPVVLDSQISSDPNVYQSWWKIRKGIFPIATSKRKSQSSVIIEDVCFSKEDFVEGAKAIEGLLKKHGFKDNGIIFGHALSGNLHFVVTPILENETERKAFENLVSEMFLMVSESSGSIKAEHGTGRMVAPFVEMEWGEKAYKIHKQIKELFDPNGLLNPDVIITNDKEIHTKNLKSIYPIEEHLDMCMECGFCERICPSKDLSLTPRQRIVIHREVERLKERVSHGHDEDQVLLDELLKESEYLAHATCAVCHMCSTLCPLEIDTGSIALNHYQKNPKGEKIASKILNHMQTTTSAARFSLKSAFVVQKLIGPHNLVSLTKGIKKFIKPFPKAFHYMPKNNAYPLENKTLKGGEKVIYFSTCINRSFAPSNKMADKRCIQEVFESLCQKAKVSVMYPNGLDALCCGKAFINYTELTKQNNEKNHAIFLQLSDNGKIPIVLDHSACSTHFIKQMKAYKDLKVYDLSVYIEEVLSPKLKFNPINEDIGLYTMCALKLENKEELLFNLAKKCTLGEIVIHKETGCCGFAGNKGFFTPELNESALNGFQEFYQSYDLKRGFSTSSTCEIGLSEKTQFAWQHIAYLVDACTL
- a CDS encoding RNA pyrophosphohydrolase, whose product is MLHKKYRPNVAAIIMSPDYPNACEVFIAERIDIEGAWQFPQGGIDEGETPLEALYRELLEEIGTNEIEILAQYPRWIAYDFPSNMEHKFYAFDGQKQRYFLVRLKHVNNIDLNKHTPEFRAYQFIHLKDLLKKIVPFKRQVYRQVIAYFKREGYL
- a CDS encoding c-type cytochrome — protein: MKKVIMALGVLAFANALMATDVKALAKGCAACHGVKFEKKALGKSKIVNMMSEAEIEKDLMDFKSGANKNPVMTAQAKKLSDEDIKALAKYIPTLK